The DNA segment TACATGTTGGTGACTATAGCTACTACAGTGACTTCGAGGACCCTACCCAGTTCTTGACCAACAATGTGCTATACAATTTTGGTATCTCTGGAAACTCTCTGCATATTGGAAAATTTTGTGCGTTTGCCAATGGCGTAAAGTTCATCATGCCTGATGCGAATCACGCAACATCAGGTATTACGACGTATCCATTCGCCGTTTTTGGCGAAAAGTGGTCAGACGCAATGCCATTATCAGACTACCCATTTAAGCAGTATAAAGACACGGTCATCGGCAATGATGTTTGGTTAGGTTACGACGTAACAATAATGCCCGGTGTAACGGTAGGACATGGCGCAATCGTTGGTGCTAAATCCGTAGTTTCATCGGATATTCCACCTTATAGCATTGCTGTTGGTAATCCTGCAAAAGTGGTCAAAACTAGGTTTAATGAAGAAGCAGTCGAGCTACTTCTCAATCTCAGTTGGTGGGACTGGGACATCGCTTTGATAGAGAAAGCAATGCCGATTTTGGTCAAGGGAGATACTTCAACATTGCGCGAGTTTGCGAGACAAAATGGAATGAAATGCTAGCATGAAGTTGCACTTTATTGTTGATGTGGAGGCATTGAAGTCACATCAATCGACCTTTCAGATTTTACACATGAAATAATGGCCATGCAGAAACCTGTTAATGATTCATCAAACTCTAATATCGCTCAACTCGGTCATCCTGTTTTGCGTCAGCGAGCGCAGCTGGTTAGAGACATACAGTCAAGTGATTGTCAGGCTTTGATCCAAGATATGATGCAAAAGGTTGAGCAAGCTAATGGTGTTGGTATCGCAGCCCCACAAGTTTTTCAAAGCCTGCGTATCTTCATCATGTGCTCTAAACCGAATGCACGCTATCCTGATGCTCCAGAAATGCCAGTGACAGCAATAATAAATCCAGAGATCGTAGAGCGTAGTGTACAAACAGAGAAAGGGTGGGAAGGCTGTTTAAGCGTTCCGAGCATGCGTGGTTTTGTTCCAAGGCATACGAATATTGCTGTGCGCTATCATGACCAGCATGGTGAACTTCATCAAACTCGGTTTGCAGGATTCATAGCTCGTATCTTTCAGCATGAGCTTGACCATCTTGACGGGCTTACTTTCATCGATCGTTTAGAGTCGACCAAAGATTTGGTGAGTGAAAGTGAATGGTATGCACAGTTTTCACCATCTACTAATTAAACCAATAGTAGGTTCAGATTACTCAGCGACCGATAATTGGCTTTCTCTCTGACGTTATAGCAACGTGAAAAAGCCGCCCTAAAAAGGGCGGCAAACGACTACAGCGAACATGATATTAGAGTTTGATAGTGCAGGAGATCAAAACACTATCCCAGTTTCTTGCTCATGACTCTACACTCCAACTAACGCAAGCTTCGATGAGCAAACGTGCCCGCAGTAACAAGATCAACAGCAAAGAGCTGTGCAGGCAGAGCTCACTTTCTTGGAGTGACGATAAAGCTTAGATTGAATAAATCTAAGCTATACGTGGTTATAAAGTATTTTCGTCCTAGACTCTTCTTGAATCTAATTTATTCATTTTGGGATAGTTTCGACTAGACAGAGTCTCATAGGGTGGAGGGAGTGGACATGAGAAGAGTTCGGATTGCTTGCTGGTTGCTCGTTGGAGTCCTTAGCCTGGGTAGTTTCTCCTATTTCAGTTACTTTGAATCTTCACATCATGTTCCCCATATAGAACAGCTATCACCGCACTCTATTGATCACGACCATTAGCAACGAATGTCGGGGTCATAGATGAGATTAATTAATTACCTTGAAACATTCGCCACTCTGCTTATCGCTGTCTGTGTAACATTTTTCTTTGCAGTTTGTACTCAAAATGCGCTCACATCTAAGTTAGAGCATGCCTTTGTTAATCATTCTGAAAATTTAGTAGTGCTAAAAAATCAGGCACTACAGCTGCCGTTTAAGGATGCAACTTATGGCAGATTTTTTGGATCAAGAGTCGACATCGCGCTTTCACAATTGGAAGAATTGAATCGTGCTGCGGATGCAATCGAAAGTACATTTCCTAGTACTTTGTGGCTTGGTGAAAGTAACCAAAATGAGGTCGCAGTCTATTATACAACTGTAGGAGCTTACCTTAAATACCTCTCTAAAATTACTGAAAGTTCTTTATCTAGTGATGAATCGATATCGGCGATTGATGAAGAAACTCTCAGCGCGATTATCAGTGAGGAGGTACACTTTGCGGGTGTTGCCATACATGAGCACCTGATGGGGGCGCTATTCACAACCAATGATGGCGTTGTTTTGTCTCTCGCCTCCATTTTTGCCGCTTTTGTTTTCATTATTATTTTGCACCTGTATCGAAATATAGAGGCTTTGAAAAAGTCACAGAATGAGCTAAAAAAATCATTGGTAAAGGCAGAGCAAGCTAGCCACGCCAAAACCTTGTTTCTTTCTTCCATGACTCACGAGTTTAGAACTCCGATGAACGGGGTGTTGGGTATCGCTGAACTACTAAAAGCGGATGATCGATTGCAGCACGAGCATCAAGAGAACATTGAAATACTTATAAACTCGGGTACTCAGCTTCTCACTCTTCTAGAAGATGTACTGGCGTACTCAAAGATAGAACAAGGCCGAATCAAGCTAGTCGAACATCAGTTTTCATTGTCCACCCTAGTTTTTCCTTTAGAGAGTCTTTTCAAAGAAGAGAGCAGAAACAAGGGGCTCCTTTTTAATGTGTCGAGCAACATCCCAAGTGAGGCTATGTTTGTTGGCGACCAATCTAAAATTCGTAAAATCATCTTCCACTTACTAAGTAACGCAATCAAGTTTACTCATCACGGTTCAGTTGACCTTAACTTAGAGTATGACAAATCTATTGACATGCTGATTATCAAAGTTACTGATACAGGTATTGGGATTGAAGCAAGCGCTCAAGATGCAATCTTCGATGCGTTTGAGCAAGTCGAAAGTAGCTTTACTCGGGAGTTTGATGGCGCTGGGTTGGGACTAGCTATCGTGAACCACTTAACTAGCCTGATGAATGGCGATATAAAGGTTGAGAGTCAGATCGAAAAGGGTTCAAGCTTTACTGTAAGGTTGCGTGTTAGAGAATACCTTCCAGAGGTTGCTTTGGAGGCACAATCCGTTCATCCGTGATGGGCTCTATATTGAGAGCAAACTACTACGGTTCAATCACTGAGTCTATTTCTTGATAGGAAGACTAAGGTACTCTGATCCAATTTGGTCTTAATACCCTCCAACGTCTTATATATTGTATTTGTGCAAATTCTGCATAAGTGCTGTTCCACTTGCCTAGTTTTTCAAAAAACTTCGCTCTCTATAATGCCCTCATTCGCTACGGCGACCAAGATTCAAAATGAGGTGTTAATCATGACAACCAAATATCAAAACGCAGTGCTTGATGATAAAGCGCTGATCGAAGGCCTTAAATCAATCAACCCTTCATGGGGTGATATGACGGTTCGAGTAGCAGGTGAAGCTTGGGGCTTACCTTTAATTGACCAAAAAACAAAAGCACTCATTAGCATTGCGATTGATCAGATGGCGTTGAACGTGACAGGTGAAGGCAATCCGTTTGGTGCTCATGTCGATATGGCATTTAAGCAAGGCGCTACGTACGAAGAACTAGAAGAGCTGATCATCTTTGCTTCTACGTACACAGGCTTCAATAAAGGAACAACGACAATGGGTGCTCTGAATAAAATTCGTCATGAACGAGGAGATATCTAATGGCTATTCCAGGACTTAAAAAACCAGATCACATTGGCTTCACTGTGCCGAATCTTCAAGAGGCGGTTGCGTTCTTTAGAGATCACTTCGAATTTGAACTTGCGTACGAATTTGGTCCATTTGCAGCAGATGATAACTGGATGGCCGATCATCTAAATGTTAACCCGCGTGCGAAGATTGACAAGATTGCAGTGATGAGTGCCAAAGGCATTAACTTAGAGATTTTTGAGTATGCGGACACGGTTGAACGCAACAAAAAAGCACCAAACAATGCGGATATCGGTGGCCATCATTTGGCCTTTTACGTCGATGATATCGATGCTGCAGTAAGCTACCTAAAAGAGCACGGTATTAAGGTACTAGGCAAGCCGTCTGTGATGACAGAAGGCCCAACCGAGGGTGAATCTTGGGTTTACTTTATGGCGCCATGGGGCATGCAACTTGAGCTTGTCTCTTATCCAAACGGTAAAGCATACACTCGTCACTCTACCGTAGCGTTGTTTGATCCACGATGAACATTCTGTACATAGTTTTAGTTGTTGTGGCAGGCATGGGACTTTCTTTCGAGGCAGGGCTTCTTGGGCCGCTCGGTGAGCAAGTTGGCCACCTTTGGGCAACGCTGAGCATTTTTGGTGTCGGCAGCGCGTTACTTTGGATGATTCGTTTGTTCACACCTCAAGGTAAGTTTATGGAGTGGAATACCGTTCCTCGCTGGCAACTGATTGGAGGGTTACTTGGCCCGATCTATGTTGTTGCGTTAACCCTATCAACTCCGGTTTTAGGTGTAGCGATGACCATGATTTGCGTATTGCTAGGACAGGTAACAAAAAGCTTTGCCATCGATTATTTTGGGTGGTTTGGTATGCCGAAGCAAGCGACAAAGCCTCTACGTGTACTTGGGTTGGTGTTTATATTCTTGGCGCTTTGCTTTGTTTTTATAGGGGCTCAGTCATGATCTTCATTATTTTATTGGCAGTCGTCTCTGGTATGGCGCTCAGTGCTCAAGCGGCGATTAATGGCAAGCTCGGCGCCAGAGTTGGCGTGATTGAAAGTGCGCTCTTGACGTTCACAATGGGCACCGTTATCACGGGATTATTGATCTTTTTCTTTGAGCCAAGCTACGATGCTAACTTGCTCACGGTACCCAAATGGCAGCTAGCAGGCGCACTATTTGGCATCGTCTATATGATTGTGATGGTCGCCGCTGTTCCTAAAGTTGGTGTAGCGATTGCAACGGTTGCCACTATTCTAGGCCAGATGGTGATGAGCCTAATCATTGATACTAAGGGATGGCTCGGCAATGCACCAATCGAGCTTAACTACTGGCGTGTCGCGGCTATGGTGTGCATTGCATGTGCGTTGTTGTGTATCTACCTAGCCAACAGCAAAACAGAGTCAATATCAAAAGAGACAGAATCAAAAACTAACGAGGAAGCAGTAAATGTCATCTAAAACACTCATCGTATTTTTCAATCTTAAATCGACGACAGATGAGTTGAAATACCTTCAGTGGGCAAAAGAGTCAGACCTACCGACAGTTAATAAGCTTAGTAGTGTATCTTCATTTGAGGTCCTTAAAGGTGTGAGTATGTTCGGTCAGGATAAACCGTCTCCTTGGGATTACTTTGAGGTGATTCACATCAGCTCTGAAGAGAATTTTTTGAATGATATTCAAGCTGAAGCAATGCAAAAAATCGTGGCTCAGTTTGAGGAGTTCACTGAAGAGGCACAGTTTATTGTTGCTGAGAACATTCTGGCAGCCTAATTATTTAGATAGGGGCAAGCGACGTAAAGCTTGCCTTTTTTCGTGTTTCAATCATAGGCTTAATGGAATTAATTACAGGATGTCGCTTTGAACTACGACGTATCTTTATTAGAAATCAAACTCTTTTTGATGACAACTCAGCTTGGTAACTTCTCTGAAGTGGCTAGGCGTCAAAATATGACACCGTCTTCCGTGTCCCGAAAAATGGCTCAGCTAGAGGATAAAGTGGGTACAAAGTTGCTCCACCGACATACACGTTCATTGTCGCTTACTGATGAAGGTTTAGCGTTTAGCCAATATTGTGCCGAAACGATTGAGCAATATGAGAGAGTGGTGGAGACAGTTGAACAACGGGCTGACACCCCGCGCGGTGCAATCAAGATTAGCGCGCCGGTTGCTTTTGGGCGGTTACATATTGCTCCATACTTGCCTGAATTGTTGGAGCGATACCCGATGCTTAAGGTTGAGTTACAGCAAACCGATGCGTTTGTAGACCCAGCAGCCGATGCGATAGATTTATTGATTCGTATTGGCGTGCCACAAGACTCTTCACTTCGAATGAAGCGATTTACCAAGCAGCGCTACGTATTAGCCGCGAGTTCTGGCTACTTGAAAAAGTACGGTACACCGACGTCTCCTGAAGAATTGAAACAACACAATTGCCTAGTGTTTAAAGGTACAAACGGCTTACAGCGTTGGTTTATGGGCAAAGACCAATTGACACCCTATGAAGTCACCGGAAGCCTCTACAGCAATAACGCGGAAACCCTAGTTTCAGCCGCTGAAAGTGGGGCTGGGCTCATTGTCTTTCCCACATGGTTGATTGGTCAACAGCTAAGAAATGGCAATTTAGTGTCGATGATGGATGACTATCAAATCTCGACAAGTTCAGAGCAACAGTTAATTAGTGCGCTCTATTTAGAAACCGATAATTTGTCGGCAAAAGTTCGCGTTGTCATTGACTTTTTTGCTGAGAAATTTGAAAGCGTCAGAAATAAGGGGCGCTGCTATTGGGATGAGATTTAGTGATAGAAATCGATTGTCATTACTATTGAAATAAACCTATCTCGTGGGCTATTTAACAGCCTTTTTTGTGCTTTCATACATAGAGAGGAAGTCTCCCTCACAGTTATTGTGAAGTAAGAATGTTGCGAGTGTCTCTGGAGATGAGTTCATCAATGCCTCCAGCTCCACATGGCTGTGCTTTTCAATCAGAGAGCAAGTCGCAGTATCTGATTTGTAGTGTTTGCACTGAGCATTACACCTGTTCATATATTCCCTGTCCAAATTAGAAACCACATAAAAGATAGAGTCTTTCCTGTTGTTATGCAACGTGTTGTTTTTGATGGTGTACACCATAACTTATCCGGGATAACCATCTGTTAGGAGGTTTCGACTGGTAGACTCTTGTTAAGAGAAAGTACGTGCTACTCGGAGTTGTCTTTTATATGAGATGCGCCATGTTATAACATAACATTTTAGCGGCGAGTTTAGATTACTTTTATGGAACATTCAGTAAAGACACTGTTACCGGTCACTGTTCTATCAGGATTTTCGGGCGCAGGTAAGACAACGGTCTTACGTCACATATTGGACAATAGGCTGGGTGACACCTATTGGCGAAGCTTAAGTGCTCCTTTCCAGTCTCGGGAGGTGATGTGATGATTGAGGCATTAACGGACGTTACGGAGAAAAAACGACGCGCTGTAGTCGGGGAGTCGCCAACGGTACTGAGTGAAATATACCAGGAAGATGTCAATATTTCAGTTTGGGAGAGAAAGCAGTCACCTGAGCTTCAAAAAGCGATCTCCGATTTCTTACGACTGAACCCTGCCTTCGAAAAGTCCATTACGGTATCTGCAGAGGAAGTAAGAGCAGAGTTGCAAAAAGTCACTGACGGCACAGCACCTGATATATTAATCGACAGCATCGCTGAACTGGTCGATATGTTCTGTTTCCTATTTGAGCTTAAACGCGCAGGAGTGCGTTTAGCAACGCTTGATCGAGCGATGTGTCCGAGGTTTCACGTTGACCGAGTCCCTAGCCGTTTGGTGACGACTTATAAGGGCATTGCGACACAGTGGTTACTCAATAAAGATGTCGATAGGAGCAAATTGGGGCAGGGCAGCAATGGCTTACCCGACGAAGAGTCCGGACTACTTTCGAGTAATCGTTCGATAAATCAACTGAGATGTGGCGACGTAGCTCTGTTAAAGGGAGAAAGTTGGTACAACAATGAAAATATGGGGTTAGTGCACCGTTCACCCCCTGTACCCGATGGTGAGTGTCGGCTGCTACTCACGGTGGACTTTAGTGATTAGGCAAAAAAGTCACAGAGATTCAATGGGCAGGGTTGAGCATAAGCGGAAGTTCCTGCCCTTATCACAAGAGCAATTTGAACTGATTCTGCCAGCAATCTAGGTCGCTCCCCCCAGCTATTCGCGTACAAAGAGTGACTCACGCCAAAAGAATTCAAAAGCGTACCTCAAAACCAATCCTTCATATGGTTTACTCATGACTCTTCAACGTCAGTGGTAGAGTAGTTCATGAAAACAGTGTTAATGACAGGGCTTACTGGAAGCTTAGGGCCCAAAGTTGCCAAGCAATTTGCTATGCGAGGGTGGAGAGTTGTTGAGTGGAATCACCACGAGGTATCCCCAACTGATATTGAACAGTCACAAAAATTTTGGGATTGTCAGCATGTCGATGCTGTTTGCCATATGGCGATGGGCTCTGAAGAGTGGGCGCAATGGCTCGCGCAGCGATGTGCAGAAAAGAGCATTCCTTATTTGTTTATTAGTACCGCGATGGTATTCGATGCAGAAGTGGATGGTCCTTATGGAATATTCCACCAGCGCAACGCGAAAGAGGCATATGGCCAATACAAAATCGCAAGTGAAGATGCTATCTGGGCAGTTAACCCAGATGCGATGATTGCACGCATTGGCTGGCAAGTTCATGATGAAACGACAGGCAACAACATATTGGCGCATTTAGAAGCGCAGCACAAAGAACACGGTGCGATTTCTGCGAGTGCCGATTGGTATCCGGCCACTTCTCATATGGATGATACTGCTGTGGGTTTCTTGCAACTCATAGAGCGTAACGAGCCAGGTTTGTATCATTTGGATAGTAATTCGCAAGATCGTTGGAATTTCTACCAACTGGTATGCACCTTGAAAGCACACTACAAAAAGCCGTGGACGGTGACACCAAGCAACGACTATCAACATGACCAACGACTGCTGGACGAACGCATCGCTCTACCGCCATTGAGTGCAAGGTTTAGTGGGTGATTATCGAGGCTAGAGTCAATTTCTGTCTGGGCGCTTTCCTATATTTGCTCGTATTGAAATTGACTCTACTCCATTTTAACGTGGTTGTTAGATAAACAATCTGGCTCGAACTCCGAACACCCATGCGCTACTTTCGTTCGAAAAGGCAGGGTTATTAATGTATTGAATATCTGGTGTGATCTGCAGGTGATCACCAAACTGCATGTTGTAGTAAAGCTCCGCGGCTACTTGGTTTTCTCCTGCGTTCAAGAAAGTCTGTAGCGTATCTTTGTTGGTCTTAGACCAGTTAATGGCAAACCCTAGGTTATCGGTTGGCTTTCCTAAGCCGAAATAACCAAAGCCAACAGAGACTGAACTATCATATAGCGCCACATCTCCTTCGGAAAAACCGCCTCGAACAAAGGGCATTATTTGTGGTGTGACAAATTGGCTCCATGAGAAGTTAACCCCCTGACCAGACTCGCCCCCAATAACGGTACCATCATCTAATACTGTTGATGATAAACTGTGTCGAGAACCAGCATCCATATGCCAAAGTGTTACATGAAAGTTGTCGGTATAGATTTGCTCTTGTGATGCCGTCCAGCCAAACTCAAGCGTTTTAAAATAGGCGGCATCACTGCTAAAGGCAGTATCAAAACCATCAAAGATATCATCAGACTTACCTTTAGCATCAGCGATGCCACCAATGACGTAGAAGTTTTCCCCTAACATATGACCCGCCGACAATGCCAAGATACCGTCATCAGGCAATCCCATCGCGCCACTGCCCGTAGAGAAAGCTAAGTTGGTAAAGCCAGACCATGGACTTGCGAGTGCATAGACGTCAGCGTAGTTGGTGACATCTTGCCAACCCACAATGAGAGAGCCACGACCGTCATTAAATTTTTGTTTCCAATTCAGATCAGTGACGCGAAAGCCTTGATCGCTGAAAGCAGGGGCGATCATTCCAGCATAGCCGATCTGATCTTCTCCAAGCCATGCGAAGCTTTTGGGGTCGGTGTCGGTATAGCTATGTCTGTGTTCGATTTTCCATACCAAGCTGCCCGTGTTCTTTGTATTGTGCCCCAACAGACTCCATGAGCCGTAGAGCCTTGCAACACCGGAAGCTGCATTAACTGAATCACCATTTACTCCGTTTGGTGATGTTACACCCAGAGAGAAATAGTCAGCACCAAAGGTAAAGCCGTTATCTGCTAACTGAGTTCGCCAGTCTTTCTGTTCTTTTTTTTGCTGTGCAATGGTGTTTTCTACAGAGTCAGGCCCTTCGAAGTTAGTGGCGTTTGCTGAGCTGGCCAGTAAAACGCTGAGTGCAACTAGGCTAAAAGCAGTGGGTTTTACATTCATTGGTAAACGTCTTATTTGATGTTGTATTTGCGTAAAGTGTAGTGTTGTTATTGTTCCAATAATTGCCACTTTGCGACAGGTTTGAATCATTCCCATCCAGCATCAGAGTCATGGTTGCTAAAATTTGAGCGATTGCGTAAAGACTTCTATTAAGTACCATTAACTCTATGAATCTTAGTTGGAATTCTAGAGTGTGTTGCAAAAAATAAAGCAAGTGTGAATAAGAGCGCCTCGATACACTGGGAGTAAAACTTATTCATATATTGAGGTGGAATGGCGCTTAGACAGAAATTTGCGTACAACCCTTTTATTTCACTGTGACAGTCGCTAAATTTGATGAAAGCTCACTCTTCATTAGGTTAATAATGTTTCGATACATTCAAAGACGCCGAATCAAAAAGGTGATCAAATCTTTGTCTCCGATTCTTATCAAAAGCTATGGCAGTCGAGATTACTTCACATTGGGACAAGTGCAGATGAGCTCTGATTCACTTTGTAAACGCCAAAAACAGATTGCACTCGCTTTGTTTGCCGATCCGAAAATTTTAGAATTGGAGAGTAATCCGTCACTGAAATCACTTCGTCATGACATCTCATTCGACTTCTT comes from the Vibrio astriarenae genome and includes:
- a CDS encoding CatB-related O-acetyltransferase produces the protein MMEPSSLFPIKDFKNTVFLKPLITNSDVTNVHVGDYSYYSDFEDPTQFLTNNVLYNFGISGNSLHIGKFCAFANGVKFIMPDANHATSGITTYPFAVFGEKWSDAMPLSDYPFKQYKDTVIGNDVWLGYDVTIMPGVTVGHGAIVGAKSVVSSDIPPYSIAVGNPAKVVKTRFNEEAVELLLNLSWWDWDIALIEKAMPILVKGDTSTLREFARQNGMKC
- the def gene encoding peptide deformylase codes for the protein MQKPVNDSSNSNIAQLGHPVLRQRAQLVRDIQSSDCQALIQDMMQKVEQANGVGIAAPQVFQSLRIFIMCSKPNARYPDAPEMPVTAIINPEIVERSVQTEKGWEGCLSVPSMRGFVPRHTNIAVRYHDQHGELHQTRFAGFIARIFQHELDHLDGLTFIDRLESTKDLVSESEWYAQFSPSTN
- a CDS encoding sensor histidine kinase, with the protein product MRLINYLETFATLLIAVCVTFFFAVCTQNALTSKLEHAFVNHSENLVVLKNQALQLPFKDATYGRFFGSRVDIALSQLEELNRAADAIESTFPSTLWLGESNQNEVAVYYTTVGAYLKYLSKITESSLSSDESISAIDEETLSAIISEEVHFAGVAIHEHLMGALFTTNDGVVLSLASIFAAFVFIIILHLYRNIEALKKSQNELKKSLVKAEQASHAKTLFLSSMTHEFRTPMNGVLGIAELLKADDRLQHEHQENIEILINSGTQLLTLLEDVLAYSKIEQGRIKLVEHQFSLSTLVFPLESLFKEESRNKGLLFNVSSNIPSEAMFVGDQSKIRKIIFHLLSNAIKFTHHGSVDLNLEYDKSIDMLIIKVTDTGIGIEASAQDAIFDAFEQVESSFTREFDGAGLGLAIVNHLTSLMNGDIKVESQIEKGSSFTVRLRVREYLPEVALEAQSVHP
- a CDS encoding carboxymuconolactone decarboxylase family protein, producing MTTKYQNAVLDDKALIEGLKSINPSWGDMTVRVAGEAWGLPLIDQKTKALISIAIDQMALNVTGEGNPFGAHVDMAFKQGATYEELEELIIFASTYTGFNKGTTTMGALNKIRHERGDI
- a CDS encoding VOC family protein; the encoded protein is MAIPGLKKPDHIGFTVPNLQEAVAFFRDHFEFELAYEFGPFAADDNWMADHLNVNPRAKIDKIAVMSAKGINLEIFEYADTVERNKKAPNNADIGGHHLAFYVDDIDAAVSYLKEHGIKVLGKPSVMTEGPTEGESWVYFMAPWGMQLELVSYPNGKAYTRHSTVALFDPR
- a CDS encoding DMT family transporter, with protein sequence MNILYIVLVVVAGMGLSFEAGLLGPLGEQVGHLWATLSIFGVGSALLWMIRLFTPQGKFMEWNTVPRWQLIGGLLGPIYVVALTLSTPVLGVAMTMICVLLGQVTKSFAIDYFGWFGMPKQATKPLRVLGLVFIFLALCFVFIGAQS
- a CDS encoding DMT family transporter gives rise to the protein MIFIILLAVVSGMALSAQAAINGKLGARVGVIESALLTFTMGTVITGLLIFFFEPSYDANLLTVPKWQLAGALFGIVYMIVMVAAVPKVGVAIATVATILGQMVMSLIIDTKGWLGNAPIELNYWRVAAMVCIACALLCIYLANSKTESISKETESKTNEEAVNVI
- a CDS encoding LysR family transcriptional regulator, which produces MNYDVSLLEIKLFLMTTQLGNFSEVARRQNMTPSSVSRKMAQLEDKVGTKLLHRHTRSLSLTDEGLAFSQYCAETIEQYERVVETVEQRADTPRGAIKISAPVAFGRLHIAPYLPELLERYPMLKVELQQTDAFVDPAADAIDLLIRIGVPQDSSLRMKRFTKQRYVLAASSGYLKKYGTPTSPEELKQHNCLVFKGTNGLQRWFMGKDQLTPYEVTGSLYSNNAETLVSAAESGAGLIVFPTWLIGQQLRNGNLVSMMDDYQISTSSEQQLISALYLETDNLSAKVRVVIDFFAEKFESVRNKGRCYWDEI
- a CDS encoding DUF1826 domain-containing protein, coding for MIEALTDVTEKKRRAVVGESPTVLSEIYQEDVNISVWERKQSPELQKAISDFLRLNPAFEKSITVSAEEVRAELQKVTDGTAPDILIDSIAELVDMFCFLFELKRAGVRLATLDRAMCPRFHVDRVPSRLVTTYKGIATQWLLNKDVDRSKLGQGSNGLPDEESGLLSSNRSINQLRCGDVALLKGESWYNNENMGLVHRSPPVPDGECRLLLTVDFSD
- a CDS encoding sugar nucleotide-binding protein → MKTVLMTGLTGSLGPKVAKQFAMRGWRVVEWNHHEVSPTDIEQSQKFWDCQHVDAVCHMAMGSEEWAQWLAQRCAEKSIPYLFISTAMVFDAEVDGPYGIFHQRNAKEAYGQYKIASEDAIWAVNPDAMIARIGWQVHDETTGNNILAHLEAQHKEHGAISASADWYPATSHMDDTAVGFLQLIERNEPGLYHLDSNSQDRWNFYQLVCTLKAHYKKPWTVTPSNDYQHDQRLLDERIALPPLSARFSG
- a CDS encoding carbohydrate porin, coding for MNVKPTAFSLVALSVLLASSANATNFEGPDSVENTIAQQKKEQKDWRTQLADNGFTFGADYFSLGVTSPNGVNGDSVNAASGVARLYGSWSLLGHNTKNTGSLVWKIEHRHSYTDTDPKSFAWLGEDQIGYAGMIAPAFSDQGFRVTDLNWKQKFNDGRGSLIVGWQDVTNYADVYALASPWSGFTNLAFSTGSGAMGLPDDGILALSAGHMLGENFYVIGGIADAKGKSDDIFDGFDTAFSSDAAYFKTLEFGWTASQEQIYTDNFHVTLWHMDAGSRHSLSSTVLDDGTVIGGESGQGVNFSWSQFVTPQIMPFVRGGFSEGDVALYDSSVSVGFGYFGLGKPTDNLGFAINWSKTNKDTLQTFLNAGENQVAAELYYNMQFGDHLQITPDIQYINNPAFSNESSAWVFGVRARLFI
- a CDS encoding DUF6559 family protein, whose translation is MFRYIQRRRIKKVIKSLSPILIKSYGSRDYFTLGQVQMSSDSLCKRQKQIALALFADPKILELESNPSLKSLRHDISFDFFLANEYNARDVLNLLGKGGWKGGRMNDDMSHRMGMHSRY